The stretch of DNA CAAGAGAAGAGGCTCTCAATTTGTATGCTCAAACTACAAACTCATTCAAAGAATTAGGAATGAACATACGAGACTGGATGTCCAACGACAAAGATTTTGTAGACAAGATTCCCAAGCAAAAGAGAGCTAAACAGGAAAGTGAGATGAAGATCCTTGGTTTGGTGTGGAATTTGGAAAAGGACACTTTAAAGCTCGAACTTTATAACGAAACGTTTGAGAGTGAGATCGTAGACAGAGGCATTACAAAGAAAGGAGTCTTGAGAGTGCTAGCACGTCTTTATGATCCATGCGGTTTTGTGTCACCACTCATGCTACCAGGAAAGCTCTTGTTCCAGGAGATCTGCACTAGGAAGTTAAAATGGGACGAGATTCTGCCTGAAGACTTGTCGACATCATGGAGGAACATAATTGAGAATTTAAAAGCTGTTAAGGACGTAGAACTGCCAAGACATGTCGCAAGTGGATCAAAGTCAGAATGTACGAAGTATGAGTTACATTGCTTCAGTGACGCATCTATGAATGCATATGCAGCAGTTGTTTATCTGCGCGTCATAACTGGAAAGGAAGTATCAACTGCGTTTCTCATGTCTAAATCCAGAGTAACCCCAGCAGAAGACAAAAGTGATCTCAAAATTCCTAGACTTGAATTGCTAGGGTATCTGATAGGAAGTAGACTTCTGAGGTATGTTAAAAGCCACATAGACCTAAATATATGCAAGATATATTTGTGGACAGATAGTCAAGTTGTCATAGCTTGGATTAAATCAAGTAGATTACTTCCACCATTTGTATCGAGACGAGTCAATGAGATCAAGCAAATTAAGGACACCTTAGGTGCAGAGCTGCGCTATGTCAACTCAAAAGAGAACCCTGCAGACATCGCTACCAGACCGGAATTGTGGCATCATAAACAGGATCTATGGCTCCATGGTCCAGATTTTCTTCTACAAGACCAAAGTGATTGGCCTAAGGAGCAGAAGAAGGAAGAAATGTGCTTGGCCGGGAGGGCTCTGGACACGGTGGATGGTCCAGAGATGACAATAAAAGGCTATGAGGACCAAGAAAGTGAATTGGACCTTTCTGAATTagagaataatccttcagtcgCTACACTTCATGAAAGTTTGGATTCTATGCAAAACCCATCAGATGAAGAGAAGTGTGAAGAGACAGTGACTGAGATTAAGAAGTTACAAGGAAAATTCTTTTCAGAAGAAGTTTCAGGAAAGGTGACTAGTTTGTCACGAAATTTAGGTCTCTTTGTAGACGAAGATGGGATCTTAAGATGCAAAGGAAGGTTCGCGAATGCTAATTTGTCGTATGATAAGAGATATCCCATTCTTATTCCGAAGAAATCGCCCTTCACAACCCAGATAATACTGAAGACGCATAGAGACAACTACCATGTTGGGGTTCCACACACGCTAAGTATATTACGCGATAAGTATTGGATCCCTCATGGGCGAGCCCAAGTACAGAAAGCTCTAAAGAGATGTTTGCAGTGTGAGAAGTATTCTGGAGGTCCTTACAAACTGCCACCGCCACCTGTACTACCTAGTGAAAGGGTAAATTATAGTTCACCATTTACCTTTACTGGATTGGACTATCTGGGTCCGGTATTAGTGGAAACAAATACTGGCAGAGAAAAACGATGGATTTGTCTTCTGACATGTCTAGCAATTCGTGCTGTACACTTGGAGTTAGTCAAGGCTTTGACAGCTGAGGAGTGCTTGCTAGCGATAAGGCGGTTCGTAGCGGCCAGGGGACCACCTAAAGTATTGATATCGGACAATGCACTGCAGTTCAAGCTGACAAGTGAAGTACTAATACATTCATACTGCCAGGAGAAACATATCAAGTGGAAATTCATCACGCAGCTTGCACCCTGGCAAGGCGGCTTTTACGAAAGATTAGTAGCATTGGTAAAGCACTGCTTGAAGCGCACACTTGACAAGCATTTACTAACAGACGGTCAAATGCATACAGTAGTGAAGGAAATTGAGGCTGTATTGAACACAAGACCTTTGACTGCAGTGGGTTCCGACCCAGAGGAAGTGCTACGACCAGCTGATTTTCTGTCTCTAGGTCAGTGTCTAGAAATAAACCCAGAACTTGGCGAGGGAACCTCGCACGGCACCAATACCAAAGTCGACTTGGTTGAAGGTTGGAAGAGAGGTCAGAGGATTCTTAACGAATATAAAGAGATGTTCACCAATCAATATCTACCAAGTCTGCGAGAGAGATTCAGCCACTCTCATAAACAACCACGAGTGATGTCAAAGAAGTCTCCAGAAGTCGGTGACATTGTACAGATTAAGAATGATTCCAAAAATAGAATCAATTGGAAGGTTGgtaaaatatcaagtttaatccGAAGCCGTGATGGTGAATGTCGAGCAGCCAAAGTAGTAGTTGGGAATACAGAGTTTACGAGATCCATAGCCCATTTGTATCCTTTAGAGTCTGATACGTATGGCCCAGCGGATTATGCACAACTACCAACACAAGACAATGAGAAGGCAGAGACACCAATTGAACACAGTGAGATGGTTGAAGCTATGCAACCCATAAAAGTATCAGAAACTATACCCGAGCCCGAGATGGAAATTGATGAGCTAACAATCCCTACCGAGTCTGCAACCGAGGAAGAAGTTTCTGTGTTAGATTCTGAGAGTAGTCCTACGCAAACTGAGCAAGCTCCCGCTGCTGATACACACGAGACAGAAATGAGAGAGCCTAGCGTTATGGAAGAACGGCCAGAGGAAGCGACAAGAGTAAGGAGGAACGCTGCCATTTGGGCTAGAGAGCGAATAGCCGAATGGACGCGTCAGCTAATGACGCTGCTGATGTAACCCTTTCGCCTTGGGGAGTGTCGCGGTGATCGCGAAGACTGTCATTGTGGTATGTATCTTATCTGTCACTCTTAGCGTACTTTCACTGGTAACACTGGCGATGGAGGTCGGCAGTGTCAGGTGTGACAGCGAGGAAGATGGCGGGAACCGAGTTGAGACAAGTTGAGAGAGGTCGTCTGAATTTCTGGTACGTAAGAGGTGGTGTGACGCCTTGGCGCGTGCATCACGTACAGGAGACTCTTGGTAAGCGAAACATatctatattttgatatatatgGATATTGCAGTGACCTTGAATTAGCGACGACCTTGAGATCTATCTGAGTTGAAGAATTGTCTGATATTCTTTGTGTGTAGCTCGAGTTTGAATGTAACAAGTGAGGTGGCTAGAGTTTATCGGTTTGAGTTACTGGAGGTTTCTAATATGGAGGCTGATGGATGAGCTGTAGGGGTTGTTGTGGAGGCTCGTCGGGG from Cydia splendana chromosome 5, ilCydSple1.2, whole genome shotgun sequence encodes:
- the LOC134790405 gene encoding uncharacterized protein LOC134790405, whose protein sequence is MIDIWADDASTGEGIDLLIGNDLYFSFIRKSVDMGNNTYLVDSDFGWFLAGSATNNRERDILSVATYCQCHDINQDFTEPDLPLRTIDVKFLWSLESIGICDSPKTTCEEEAVQHFNNTVKYSEGRYQVKWPWIEYPPQLATNFGLAFGRLKGVLRRSNKEVMTEYEQILKEQLEANIIEVVDPTIPADHPVHYLPFHMVQQKGKRGRLVYDASAKLKNEKSLNECLYRGPNMLEDLIGLILKFRVGEIAITADVEKAFLQVGLQEEDRDVTRFLWVKDLEKELTEDNIMQYRFCRVPFGIISSPFLLAATIRYHLSKTNKSLLPVIADKCYVDNLVTSVQSREEALNLYAQTTNSFKELGMNIRDWMSNDKDFVDKIPKQKRAKQESEMKILGLVWNLEKDTLKLELYNETFESEIVDRGITKKGVLRVLARLYDPCGFVSPLMLPGKLLFQEICTRKLKWDEILPEDLSTSWRNIIENLKAVKDVELPRHVASGSKSECTKYELHCFSDASMNAYAAVVYLRVITGKEVSTAFLMSKSRVTPAEDKSDLKIPRLELLGYLIGSRLLRYVKSHIDLNICKIYLWTDSQVVIAWIKSSRLLPPFVSRRVNEIKQIKDTLGAELRYVNSKENPADIATRPELWHHKQDLWLHGPDFLLQDQSDWPKEQKKEEMCLAGRALDTVDGPEMTIKGYEDQESELDLSELENNPSVATLHESLDSMQNPSDEEKCEETVTEIKKLQGKFFSEEVSGKVTSLSRNLGLFVDEDGILRCKGRFANANLSYDKRYPILIPKKSPFTTQIILKTHRDNYHVGVPHTLSILRDKYWIPHGRAQVQKALKRCLQCEKYSGGPYKLPPPPVLPSERVNYSSPFTFTGLDYLGPVLVETNTGREKRWICLLTCLAIRAVHLELVKALTAEECLLAIRRFVAARGPPKVLISDNALQFKLTSEVLIHSYCQEKHIKWKFITQLAPWQGGFYERLVALVKHCLKRTLDKHLLTDGQMHTVVKEIEAVLNTRPLTAVGSDPEEVLRPADFLSLGQCLEINPELGEGTSHGTNTKVDLVEGWKRGQRILNEYKEMFTNQYLPSLRERFSHSHKQPRVMSKKSPEVGDIVQIKNDSKNRINWKVGKISSLIRSRDGECRAAKVVVGNTEFTRSIAHLYPLESDTYGPADYAQLPTQDNEKAETPIEHSEMVEAMQPIKVSETIPEPEMEIDELTIPTESATEEEVSVLDSESSPTQTEQAPAADTHETEMREPSVMEERPEEATRVRRNAAIWARERIAEWTRQLMTLLM